The Lolium rigidum isolate FL_2022 chromosome 2, APGP_CSIRO_Lrig_0.1, whole genome shotgun sequence genomic interval GACCATTTTATAACTGTGATGCTTGGGATCAGAACTTGATGTATGACTGTATTTGGCGGTGATGTTTGGGTCTTTATATATAGAGCTGGGTTTAGGCCTTATGTTAAAAAAAATACATGTGCTATGTTGTTTCATCATCACAAACTTAATATCTGTCTATACTAGAAGAATAAAACATACAGTCATACAGTGAGTTCATGTACTGTATGTAAGACAATGTGCCGAGCTGCCAATTTAGGGCACACGTACAGGAGTATAGAGCAATCTAGACCGTTGATGTGCACTAAAGCAAAAGTGGTAAAGAGAATCTCCGATTTACGGTAGCGTGGACTGGGCAAAAAGAATGTCCAGCTCTAATTTCCATTACATTTCATTGTTGCTCCTTGGATATGTTTTTGTGCCTCCAAGTCTATGATCGGGATATATGATGCTCCAAGCTAGATTACATCCGGAGTAACATATCCACAAATTCTCTTAGCAGAATATATGTTTGGATGTCCTAGAATTTATAGGCTTTGGGGCAATGTCGCAAGCTACAATCCAATAATAATTATTTTTGCCACAAGGGAGGCTTAGGTtatggcaaaaaaaaaatcaaattaaaggTACACACTGATTAGAACAATCATTTGTTTAATGAGTAGTGTCTCAAGGAGTTGTATAGATTCCTTGTGTATGTGACTTTTAAGGTTACATCATCCAACAGCTCCATACATGCCATTGACACATAATTCCAGCTACATTGGTAGTTAATTTGGATCATTTCGTAAGTTGAATGTGAAAAGGTGTGATACCTCCAAACTAAGTAAGGATCTGACACCATGGAAGtgcttctccaaaaaaaaaaacctagcaaTGCATGACTAAAagttcaagtgcacatatcccaaGAGATCACTAGACATAGTAGATAAGCACAGAGATTTATTTTATTTCCGGGACTATAGCTAGCTTGCCATCATACTCAACACACTAAGTTAATCGACCTAATGATCAAATCAAGCTCGCAAGCTTATTATACAAAACAAGGCCGTGAATATTTTAACATCCCATGTCTCTCTGCATATCACCCGTTATTTCCTCATGGCCCCACCAAGCCCCCCTGGCCTCTCTCTCCCTATCAACCTGCGTGTATAAATTCCAAGTTCCTTCCCTCCCAAACCGATCAGAAGCACTCACAAAGTGTTTGCTACAAGCTATAACCACAGATCAGTTTGGCTACATAACGTATAGTGCTTGATTGCTCATAGCTCGAGAAGCTCGAGAAAAATCACCATAGAGCAAAGAGATTGATCAGCTAGAGCGTGATGTTTGAGGAGAATCCGATGGCGATACGTGTTAGGGAGTTCAACATGGAGAGGGACTTGCCGGCGGTCGAGGATCTTGAGCGCCGGTGCCAGGTCGGCCTCTCCGGCGACCAGGCGAACCCTGAGGAGGCGTCGACCGTCGATGCCGATGGCGGCGGAGCCAAAAAGtggaggaaggggaggaagaagaagacggcgAAGAAGCAAGGGATGTCGCTCTACGTGGAGCAGATCGGCGACCCGTTCGCCAGGGTGCGCCACTCGCCCGACTATGTCATCCTGGTAACAATTATAACCTGCTCCTTCTCCCTGTTGTCATTGACACTTGTCCGACACTTCGAGTACACGCCACTCTAATTTGACAGTGATGTTAAGTTACGAAAATATTTTTCTTGAGGAAGTACACATCAAGTTGATTAATTAGCTGTGTAATATGCTGTGTAGGTAGCCGAGCAtggagaggaaggaggagaggtgGTGGGAGTGATCAAGGCGTGCGTCAGGACGGTGAGCCGAGGGAAGAAGAAGCAGTTCGCCAAGGTGGCCTGCCTCCTCGGCCTCAGGGTCTCCCCGTCTCACAGGTAATTTCTACAGACGTGTGTAATTATCTGCATTTTTGCATGACCTATATATGCGAGTAGTCTCTGACCGTACGGGTGGTGTGCAGGCGGCTCGGCATCGCAACGGAGCTGGTGCGGCGCGCCGAGGCGTGGTGCGAGGCGAGGGGCGCGGCCCACGCGACCATGGCGACCACAGCATCCAACTCCGCCTCGCTGGAGCTCTTCACCGGCCGCTTCGGGTACGCGCCGTTCCGGCGGCCGGTGTTCCTCGGCCACCCGGTGCACCGGCACCGCGCGCGCGTCCCCAGCGCGCACCACGTGCTGCAGCTGCCGCCGCAGCTCGCGGCCGCTGCCTACGCCTCCCTGCTCTCGCCGGCCGAGTTCGTTCCCACCGACCTCCCCGCGCTGCTCGCCCACAAGCTCACCCTCGGCACCTACCTCGCCGTCGAGCGCGACCCGGACCCGACCCTCCCGCCGTCCTTCGCGCTGCTCAGCGTCTGGGACGCCACGCGCTCACTACGCCTCCGCGTCGGCGGCGTCGCGCCGCTCCTCCGCGCGTCCCTCGCCGCGGCGCGCGCGCTCGACCGGCACGCGCCCTGGCTACGCGTCCCGTCCCTCCCGGACGTGTTCCGCCCGTTCGGCACGTACCTCCTCTACGGCCTCCGCATGTCCGGCCCCGAGGGCCCCGCGCTGCTCCGCTCGCTGTGCCGACACGCGCACAACGTCGCGCGCAACAACCCTGCCTGCGCCGTCGTGGCCGCCGACCTCGGGCCTGACGACCCCGCAGCCGCTGCCGTACCGCACTGGCAGAGCTTCTCCTGCGACGAGGACGTCTGGTGCGTCAAGAAGCTCGGCTCCACCGCTGACAGCACTGGCAATGctggcgacgacgacgaagacgactggACGACCTTGCCTCCGGCCGAATTCCTGTTCGTGGATCCCCGAGAGTTCTGATGTTCCATCACGTCCTTCCACGGTCTCCTCGGTTTTGATTTTGGTGACCACGAAGAACTGTAGATACGTTATACTCTCATTCGTAGATTGACATGTGTATGGTGCAGATTGATGCATGGATTAATATTGCGGAGGGTTTTTACAGTAACCCTCAAGAACAACAAGGTcaccttctgacagactttctctCAAGTTGGTTGTTCATCTGTCTCAACTATATGAAACGAGCGGAATTTTTTGTTTAGGCTGGAGCGTGCTGCTCCTTGTATCCTGGGCTGGTACAGTA includes:
- the LOC124689812 gene encoding probable N-acetyltransferase HLS1, translating into MAIRVREFNMERDLPAVEDLERRCQVGLSGDQANPEEASTVDADGGGAKKWRKGRKKKTAKKQGMSLYVEQIGDPFARVRHSPDYVILVAEHGEEGGEVVGVIKACVRTVSRGKKKQFAKVACLLGLRVSPSHRRLGIATELVRRAEAWCEARGAAHATMATTASNSASLELFTGRFGYAPFRRPVFLGHPVHRHRARVPSAHHVLQLPPQLAAAAYASLLSPAEFVPTDLPALLAHKLTLGTYLAVERDPDPTLPPSFALLSVWDATRSLRLRVGGVAPLLRASLAAARALDRHAPWLRVPSLPDVFRPFGTYLLYGLRMSGPEGPALLRSLCRHAHNVARNNPACAVVAADLGPDDPAAAAVPHWQSFSCDEDVWCVKKLGSTADSTGNAGDDDEDDWTTLPPAEFLFVDPREF